From Medicago truncatula cultivar Jemalong A17 chromosome 7, MtrunA17r5.0-ANR, whole genome shotgun sequence, a single genomic window includes:
- the LOC11431897 gene encoding NAC transcription factor 47, with protein sequence MGTPQTNLPPGFRFHPTDAELILHYLRKKIASIPLPVSIIAEVDIYKLDPWDLPAKASFGEKEWYFFSPRDRKYPNGARPNRAAASGYWKATGTDKTIVASLPCGGGRSQENIIGVKKALVFYKGKPPKGIKTNWIMHEYRLVDNNKPIKLKDSSMRLDDWVLCRIYKKSKCALTSTESSETMVGEVEHAEETQFQETLFPITKNTTSPLQNTLMSQKSVSFSNLLDAMDYSMLSSFLSENSNNPSGIGTSSGFNTENFNQQQSSHINTCNNYMSQKNPQSNTLKHQLSNVDEDMLYPSKKYLSSSCNFPNINSQYENYLMKQSLMNQQLLLGPHHQYQG encoded by the exons ATGGGAACCCCACAGACCAATTTGCCACCAGGTTTTAGGTTCCACCCTACTGATGCAGAACTCATTCTTCACTACCTTAGGAAAAAAATTGCCTCCATTCCCTTGCCTGTTTCCATCATTGCTGAAGTTGATATTTATAAGTTGGATCCTTGGGATTTACCAG CTAAGGCTTCATTTGGTGAGAAAGAATGGTACTTTTTTAGTCCTAGAGATAGAAAGTACCCAAACGGTGCAAGGCCAAACAGGGCAGCTGCTTCAGGGTATTGGAAAGCCACTGGCACTGATAAGACCATAGTGGCATCATTGCCATGTGGAGGAGGAAGATCACAAGAGAACATTATTGGTGTCAAAAAGGCTCTTGTTTTTTACAAAGGAAAACCCCCAAAGGGTATTAAGACTAATTGGATCATGCATGAATATCGTCTTGTTGACAACAATAAACCTATTAAGCTCAAAGATTCTTCCATGAGG TTGGATGATTGGGTGCTATGCCGAATttacaagaaatcaaaatgtGCACTAACTTCAACAGAATCATCAGAAACTATGGTAGGTGAAGTGGAACATGCAGAAGAGACACAATTCCAAGAAACCCTATTTCCAATCACCAAAAACACAACCTCACCTCTTCAAAACACACTCATGTCTCAAAAATCAGTGTCCTTTTCAAACCTATTAGATGCTATGGACTACTCCATGTTAAGCAGCTTCTTATCTGAAAATTCCAACAACCCATCAGGAATTGGAACAAGTTCAGGTTTCAACACTGAAAATTTtaaccaacaacaatcttcccATATCAACACTTGCAACAATTACATGTCTCAGAAGAATCCTCAATCCAACACTTTAAAGCACCAGCTTTCAAACGTAGATGAAGACATGTTATACCCATCAAAGAAGTACTTGAGTTCCTCTTGCAATTTTCCTAACATCAATTCTCAGTATGAAAACTACCTTATGAAGCAATCTTTGATGAATCAACAATTGCTTTTAGGTCCTCATCATCAATATCAAGGCTAA
- the LOC11441030 gene encoding ricin B-like lectin EULS3, protein MEFPFNHNTSNVTHTHHHRRDDDNNEQHYPPPGHNNLSSFNQPPPPPHHQQPPFYPNPSYPPPPQQQPHQPETQVFHTGHVSRNDNFNNYPQQPQPHQETQVFHTGHVSHENFNSYPQPPPPQSHHQQPSYGAAYPPAPPSVPDHTSAPFPNATVHHVSHETHNPHFPSSNVHHVNHEPTAPPLSSNRSTFKIVTKASPNYSLTIRRGEVVLAPSDPSDQHQHWYKDVKWSTKVKDKDGYPSFALVNKVTGEAIKHSIGASHPVRLIRYNPDYLDQSVLWTESKDQGSGYRAVRMVNNIQLNMDAFHGDKNSGGVHDGTTVVLWDWNKGDNQQWKILPY, encoded by the exons ATGGAGTTCCCCTTCAATCACAACACCTCCAACGTAACCCACACTCATCACCACCGTCGTGACGACGACAACAACGAACAACATTATCCACCACCTGGTCACAACAATTTATCTTCCTTCAaccaaccaccaccaccaccacatcATCAACAACCACCTTTCTACCCTAACCCATCatacccaccaccaccacaacaacaaccacatCAACCCGAAACTCAAGTCTTCCACACCGGGCACGTGTCCCGTAATGACAATTTCAACAATTACCCTCAACAACCACAACCTCACCAAGAAACTCAAGTGTTCCACACTGGACACGTGTCCCATGAAAACTTCAACAGTTACCCTcaaccaccaccacctcaatctcatcatcaacaaccCAGCTACGGCGCTGCGTACCCACCTGCACCACCATCCGTACCGGATCACACCTCCGCCCCATTCCCAAACGCAACTGTTCACCATGTTTCTCATGAAACCCATAACCCTCATTTTCCTTCTTCCAACGTTCACCATGTCAACCATGAACCCACCGCTCCTCCTCTCTCCTCCAACAGATCCACTTTCAAGATTGTTACCAAAGCTTCACCCAATTACTCTCTCACTATCCGTCGTGGCGAGGTTGTTCTCGCTCCCTCTGATCCCTCCGATCAGCATCAG CATTGGTACAAGGATGTGAAGTGGAGCACCAAAGTGAAGGATAAAGATGGTTACCCTTCATTTGCTTTGGTCAACAAAGTAACTGGTGAGGCAATTAAGCATTCCATTGGTGCCTCCCATCCA GTACGGCTCATTCGTTACAATCCTGACTATCTTGATCAGTCAGTTCTATGGACTGAGAGCAAGGACCAGGGTAGTGGCTACAGAGCTGTAAGGATGGTCAACAATATTCAACTTAACATGGATGCCTTTCATGGTGATAAAAATTCTGGAGGTGTACATGATGGCACTACTGTTGTCCTCTGGGACTGGAACAAAGGTGACAACCAACAGTGGAAGATATTGCCCTACT GA